The Megalobrama amblycephala isolate DHTTF-2021 linkage group LG20, ASM1881202v1, whole genome shotgun sequence genome includes a window with the following:
- the pigf gene encoding phosphatidylinositol-glycan biosynthesis class F protein → MWDVEIRGMASAHAIIASTIFMATVIPAVFLENFSVYGTHMVWLYCVAGSVAVVNTAVFWLLGISPPTKKNTLSYKINRLSRSCLYFLLSCLFFHTVVVMYGAPLLESALETFSLAVLLSTLTTLRCLCILGPNVQAWIRVFSRDGAMSVWDTSLQITTGCSVIGAWLGAFPIPLDWDRPWQVWPISCTLGATTGFLTGLVAAPVWIHWHRKQLTYKLK, encoded by the exons ATGTGGGATGTTGAGATTAGGGGCATGGCATCCGCTCATGCCATCATTGCCTCCACCATCTTCATGGCAACTGTGATCCCTGCTGTGTTTTTGGAAAACTTCTCTGTTTATGGGACTCACATGGTTTGGCTGTATTGTGTGGCTGGGTCTGTTGCTGTGGTCAACACTGCAGTGTTTTGGCTTCTTGGCATCAGCCCACCAACAAAGAAGAACACACTGAGCTACAAG ATCAACAGATTATCCAGATCCTGTCTGTACTTTCTACTGTCATGCCTCTTTTTTCATACTGTGGTGGTAATGTACGGCGCACCTCTGCTCGA GTCTGCCCTGGAGACATTTTCTTTGGCCGTGCTGCTGTCCACACTCACTACATTGAGATGTCTCTGCATACTGGGCCCTAATGTACAGGCGTGGATCCGGGTTTTCAGCAGAGATGG GGCGATGTCAGTGTGGGACACCTCGCTTCAGATTACCACTGGCTGTAGTGTGATTGGGGCCTGGCTGGGAGCTTTCCCTATTCCTCTTGACTGGGACAGACCATGGCAG GTTTGGCCCATTTCCTGTACCCTCGGGGCAACTACTGGATTTCTGACTGGCCTTGTCGCTGCCCCTGTCTGGATCCACTGGCATCGCAAACAGCTCACCTACAAGCTTAAGTGA
- the cript gene encoding cysteine-rich PDZ-binding protein isoform X2 has protein sequence MNACGEKKLGRVITPDTWKDGARNTTESGGRKLNENKMLTSKKARFDPYGKSGFATCRICKSSVHQSGSHYCQGCAYKKGICAMCGKKVLDTKNYKQTSV, from the exons ATGAACGCCTGTG GTGAGAAGAAACTGGGGCGAGTCATCACGCCTGATACGTGGAAAGATGGGGCTAGAAACACAACAG AGAGTGGTGGTCGAAAgcttaatgaaaataaaatgctgACATCAAAGAAAGCCAG GTTTGATCCTTATGGGAAATCTGGATTTGCCACTTGCAGAATATGCAAAAGCTCTGTCCATCAGTCTGGTTCACACTACTGCCAGGGATGTGCCTATAAGAAAG GAATTTGTGCCATGTGTGGGAAGAAGGTTCTTGACACCAAGAACTACAAACAGACCTCAGTTTGA
- the cript gene encoding cysteine-rich PDZ-binding protein isoform X1 translates to MVCEKCEKKLGRVITPDTWKDGARNTTESGGRKLNENKMLTSKKARFDPYGKSGFATCRICKSSVHQSGSHYCQGCAYKKGICAMCGKKVLDTKNYKQTSV, encoded by the exons ATGGTTTGCGAGAAGT GTGAGAAGAAACTGGGGCGAGTCATCACGCCTGATACGTGGAAAGATGGGGCTAGAAACACAACAG AGAGTGGTGGTCGAAAgcttaatgaaaataaaatgctgACATCAAAGAAAGCCAG GTTTGATCCTTATGGGAAATCTGGATTTGCCACTTGCAGAATATGCAAAAGCTCTGTCCATCAGTCTGGTTCACACTACTGCCAGGGATGTGCCTATAAGAAAG GAATTTGTGCCATGTGTGGGAAGAAGGTTCTTGACACCAAGAACTACAAACAGACCTCAGTTTGA